A region from the Rhodopseudomonas julia genome encodes:
- a CDS encoding ABC transporter substrate-binding protein — MPGRWLTYCLAAVAVLAVADAPPAQARPQHIVSINLCADQLLMRLADPDQIASLSYFSRDASMSNLAEKARAFPRNRGLAEEVMRDKPDMVFAGRYTKRVTVDLLKRIGVDVVELDVPRSIPDVEAQIRRVGAALGQDERAEEMVREMEARLATEEVPASERPSAIVYEPNGYTVGSGSLINVLISLAGLENLAAEKGLESYSRLPLEKLVALSPDVLVVGDYRDAPAVANEILHHPVLSRMPRPMEIVSVPQRLWMCGGPDIFKAVEALRQAADKARELK; from the coding sequence ATGCCTGGGCGTTGGCTCACGTATTGTCTGGCAGCCGTTGCGGTCCTCGCCGTCGCCGACGCTCCTCCGGCGCAGGCGAGGCCGCAGCACATCGTCTCGATCAATCTGTGCGCCGACCAGCTTTTGATGCGGCTTGCCGATCCCGATCAGATCGCCTCTCTCAGCTATTTCTCGCGCGATGCCTCCATGTCGAACCTGGCCGAAAAGGCCCGCGCATTTCCGCGCAATCGCGGCCTTGCCGAAGAGGTGATGCGCGACAAGCCCGACATGGTCTTTGCCGGACGCTACACGAAGCGCGTGACTGTCGATCTTTTGAAGCGCATCGGCGTCGACGTCGTGGAACTCGACGTGCCGCGCTCGATCCCCGATGTGGAAGCCCAGATCCGTCGTGTCGGCGCAGCCCTCGGCCAGGATGAGCGGGCGGAAGAGATGGTGCGCGAGATGGAGGCGCGGCTTGCAACCGAAGAGGTGCCGGCCTCCGAGCGCCCATCCGCGATCGTTTACGAACCGAACGGTTATACGGTCGGTTCCGGTTCGCTCATCAACGTGCTGATCTCGCTCGCCGGGCTTGAAAATCTCGCTGCCGAAAAAGGCCTTGAAAGCTACAGCCGGCTGCCGCTCGAAAAGCTCGTGGCCCTGTCTCCCGATGTGCTCGTCGTCGGCGACTATCGCGACGCGCCGGCCGTCGCCAACGAGATCCTGCACCATCCGGTGCTCTCGCGCATGCCGCGGCCGATGGAGATCGTTTCCGTCCCACAGCGTTTGTGGATGTGCGGCGGACCGGACATTTTCAAGGCCGTCGAGGCCTTGCGCCAGGCAGCCGACAAAGCGCGGGAGCTCAAATGA
- a CDS encoding FecCD family ABC transporter permease, with amino-acid sequence MSEIALQAERSASGYRRLLGALSLTVAIAFVLSLAIGYGPFDFGAALKSALSGKDDLGALVLVEIRLPRALLGLLVGFALGLAGAVMQAFLRNPLAEPGIIGISGAAAFGAVVIFYSGLAAVSSLLLPIGGIVAALAAGLLLFAVAGRNANTATLILAGIAVNSLAGALVSLVLNLSPNPFAATEIMFWLMGSFADRSLTHVAIALPPILAGCIALFFTSRALDALALGEDTATSLGFDLRITRALLVGGVALAVGGAVAVSGTIGFVGLVVPHLLRPFVAYRPSLLLPASALGGAILTLSADIAVRLLPTQPELKLGVVTAVIGAPFLFSLVWRMRGDLR; translated from the coding sequence ATGAGCGAAATCGCGCTTCAGGCCGAGCGATCGGCGTCCGGCTACCGCAGGCTTCTCGGCGCTCTGTCGCTCACGGTCGCTATCGCCTTCGTCCTGTCGCTTGCGATCGGCTACGGCCCCTTCGATTTCGGCGCCGCGCTCAAGAGCGCACTCTCCGGAAAAGACGATCTCGGCGCCCTCGTTCTCGTCGAAATCCGGCTTCCCCGCGCCCTTCTCGGCCTCTTGGTCGGCTTCGCGCTCGGTCTCGCCGGTGCCGTGATGCAGGCGTTTTTGCGCAATCCGCTCGCCGAACCTGGCATCATCGGCATTTCGGGGGCTGCCGCCTTCGGCGCCGTCGTCATCTTCTATTCGGGGCTTGCGGCCGTCTCCTCGCTGCTTCTGCCCATCGGCGGGATCGTGGCGGCCCTTGCGGCTGGCCTGCTTCTCTTCGCCGTCGCCGGGCGCAACGCCAACACGGCGACGCTCATTCTCGCCGGCATTGCGGTGAACAGCCTCGCCGGCGCCCTCGTCTCGCTCGTTCTCAACCTGTCGCCCAACCCCTTCGCAGCCACGGAAATCATGTTCTGGCTGATGGGCTCGTTCGCCGATCGCAGCCTGACACATGTCGCCATCGCGCTTCCACCAATCCTGGCCGGCTGCATTGCGCTCTTTTTCACGTCGCGGGCACTCGACGCGCTGGCGCTCGGAGAGGATACGGCCACGAGCCTCGGCTTCGATCTGCGGATCACGCGCGCCCTCCTCGTCGGCGGCGTGGCACTCGCGGTCGGCGGTGCCGTGGCCGTCAGCGGCACGATCGGCTTCGTCGGCCTCGTCGTGCCACATCTCCTGCGCCCCTTCGTCGCCTACCGCCCCAGCTTGCTCCTGCCGGCAAGCGCGCTCGGCGGCGCGATCCTGACGCTTTCCGCCGACATCGCCGTCCGTCTCCTGCCGACACAGCCGGAACTGAAACTCGGCGTCGTGACGGCCGTTATCGGGGCACCCTTCCTGTTCTCGCTCGTCTGGCGCATGCGTGGAGACCTCAGATGA
- a CDS encoding ABC transporter ATP-binding protein has product MIISASGIGVKRGEATILQSVDFVARAGEMVGLIGPNGAGKSTLLEVIAGLRKPELGHVFYDGKLAASVSRRSLARRLAYLKQDATVDWPLSVEKVVALGRLPYAGVFATRDRRADAKAIHTAMETAGIAHFAERNVQTLSGGERARVLLARALAVEAETLLADEPVDALDPLHQLNVMELLRSTSERGTGIVVVLHDLTLASRFCDRLVLLHRGRVAAEGAPQDVLTDEIIAECYGVRALTGIHAGGRFIVPWQKASQQSHDLKTDRLAPPLVANGHGRIVPFNAAQQRRTLDS; this is encoded by the coding sequence ATGATCATCTCAGCCTCCGGCATCGGCGTGAAAAGAGGTGAGGCGACGATCCTGCAGAGCGTCGACTTCGTCGCTCGCGCCGGCGAAATGGTCGGGCTCATCGGCCCGAACGGCGCCGGCAAATCGACCTTGCTTGAAGTCATCGCCGGTCTGCGCAAACCGGAACTCGGCCACGTCTTCTACGATGGCAAGCTTGCCGCCTCGGTGTCACGCCGCAGCCTGGCGCGCCGTCTCGCCTATCTGAAGCAGGATGCAACCGTCGACTGGCCGCTCTCAGTCGAAAAGGTCGTCGCTCTCGGCCGCCTGCCCTATGCGGGGGTCTTCGCCACACGCGACAGGCGGGCGGATGCAAAGGCCATCCACACCGCGATGGAGACCGCCGGCATCGCCCACTTCGCCGAGCGCAATGTGCAGACGCTGTCCGGCGGCGAACGCGCCCGGGTTCTCCTCGCCCGCGCGCTCGCCGTCGAGGCGGAGACGCTTCTCGCCGACGAGCCCGTCGATGCGCTCGACCCCCTGCATCAGCTCAATGTCATGGAGCTTTTGCGCAGCACCAGCGAGCGCGGAACCGGCATCGTCGTGGTGCTGCACGACCTCACCCTCGCCTCGCGCTTTTGCGACCGTCTCGTGCTTCTTCATCGCGGCCGGGTCGCGGCCGAAGGTGCGCCCCAGGACGTCCTGACGGACGAGATCATCGCCGAATGCTACGGCGTGCGCGCCTTGACCGGCATCCATGCGGGAGGGCGTTTCATCGTGCCCTGGCAGAAAGCCTCACAACAATCGCATGATTTGAAGACGGACCGCCTCGCCCCGCCTTTGGTCGCCAACGGGCACGGCCGTATCGTGCCCTTCAATGCCGCTCAACAACGCAGAACCCTCGATTCCTGA
- a CDS encoding DUF1289 domain-containing protein produces the protein MNNFQGIPDLSATASSRRPVSPCIGVCEIDTASGFCRGCARSSDEIAIWSRAPDDLLRKITAVLPARRAQLGIKIARLDWDEEEIGRFMRDTLRPGKGRWVFGIDGAFGEFAIGAGEQPEVKNALTVATHAGAVRLRLPEKLRAFAWEEGEAIVMALPRGRLQPPAGVTLAAAGPDQGAIREGDRDALAFELGFGSPVARFFIRTNDPALQRRLQVLEGKPWQQALAEAGSEIREGSADRIILTSIGRMEIYSPSATSDHRAQESARTQLSPEAIAGGQEMPAEIELPKAYAPCAIFYPAR, from the coding sequence ATGAACAACTTTCAAGGAATTCCTGACCTCTCCGCCACCGCCTCGTCGCGGCGCCCCGTAAGCCCGTGCATCGGGGTCTGTGAGATCGACACTGCGAGCGGCTTTTGTCGCGGCTGTGCTCGAAGCAGCGACGAGATCGCCATCTGGAGCCGCGCGCCCGATGACCTCTTGCGCAAGATCACCGCGGTGCTGCCGGCGCGGCGCGCCCAGCTCGGCATCAAGATCGCCCGTCTCGACTGGGACGAGGAGGAGATCGGACGGTTCATGCGCGATACGCTGCGTCCGGGAAAGGGTCGCTGGGTCTTCGGCATCGATGGCGCCTTCGGCGAATTCGCGATCGGAGCCGGCGAACAGCCCGAGGTCAAGAACGCTCTCACCGTCGCCACACATGCGGGCGCGGTCCGCCTGCGGCTGCCGGAAAAACTGCGTGCTTTCGCCTGGGAGGAAGGGGAAGCCATCGTCATGGCGCTTCCCCGCGGCAGGCTGCAGCCGCCTGCGGGCGTGACGCTCGCCGCGGCCGGACCCGACCAGGGCGCCATTCGCGAAGGCGATCGCGATGCTCTCGCTTTCGAGCTCGGCTTCGGCAGCCCCGTTGCACGCTTCTTTATCCGCACGAATGATCCAGCGCTCCAAAGGCGACTTCAGGTGCTGGAAGGAAAGCCGTGGCAGCAGGCTCTCGCCGAAGCCGGCAGCGAGATCCGGGAAGGCTCCGCCGACCGCATCATCCTGACATCGATTGGTCGCATGGAAATCTATTCTCCGTCCGCCACATCCGATCACCGCGCGCAGGAAAGCGCGCGCACGCAGCTTTCGCCGGAGGCGATCGCAGGCGGGCAGGAGATGCCGGCAGAGATCGAACTTCCGAAAGCCTATGCGCCCTGCGCCATCTTCTATCCGGCCCGCTAG
- a CDS encoding DUF4405 domain-containing protein has translation MPSLFNRYATPFITGLFIVSLVSGIALFFHVGPRGFHGMHEWLSMVLILPFVLHIWKNWRPLTNYFKRSPMVIALAVSLLISLPFLMPTSGETRKGPPPFAFSHQILTNSADAVAPLLGMTGEDVAARLRAAGVEISDPDQSISDAISKSGANEMKAIGALLTPAS, from the coding sequence ATGCCCTCCCTCTTCAACCGTTACGCGACGCCCTTCATCACGGGTCTTTTCATCGTTTCCCTGGTTTCAGGGATCGCCCTCTTCTTCCATGTCGGCCCGCGCGGCTTTCACGGCATGCACGAATGGCTGAGCATGGTGCTCATCCTGCCCTTCGTCCTGCACATCTGGAAAAACTGGCGGCCGCTGACGAACTATTTCAAGCGCTCGCCCATGGTGATCGCTCTTGCCGTCTCGCTGCTCATTTCTCTGCCTTTCCTCATGCCGACGAGCGGTGAAACGCGCAAAGGCCCTCCGCCCTTCGCCTTTTCGCATCAGATCCTGACGAATTCGGCCGATGCCGTCGCGCCGCTTCTTGGCATGACGGGCGAGGACGTGGCGGCCCGGTTGCGCGCAGCCGGCGTCGAGATCTCAGATCCCGACCAGTCGATTTCCGATGCGATCTCCAAGAGCGGGGCCAACGAGATGAAGGCGATCGGCGCGCTCCTGACGCCGGCAAGCTGA
- a CDS encoding response regulator transcription factor, producing the protein MRVLLIEDDTVLGAAVRDQIKADGHSVDWVARLDDARDTLSAGVFDLILLDLMLPDGRGVPFLKNLRTSGAVTPVIILTALDQISDRIDGLNAGADDYIVKPFDLDELSARIGSVARRYSGNPNPIVTIGPLDIDLAARSIHRDGKAVALTAREWALFEAFVQRPGQLLSKAQLEERLYSFDDTVDSNAIEVHVSRLRKKLGRDIIETERGLGYRLGHP; encoded by the coding sequence ATGCGCGTCCTTCTCATCGAGGACGACACGGTTCTGGGTGCTGCGGTGCGAGATCAGATCAAGGCCGACGGCCATTCCGTCGACTGGGTCGCACGTCTTGACGACGCCCGCGACACGCTTTCCGCCGGCGTCTTCGATCTCATCCTCCTCGACCTCATGCTGCCGGACGGGCGCGGCGTGCCGTTTCTCAAGAACCTACGCACCAGCGGGGCCGTCACACCCGTCATCATCCTGACGGCGCTCGATCAGATTTCCGACCGCATTGACGGGCTCAATGCCGGTGCCGACGATTACATCGTCAAGCCGTTCGACCTCGACGAACTCTCCGCACGGATCGGCTCCGTCGCCCGCCGTTATTCGGGAAATCCCAATCCCATCGTGACGATCGGGCCCCTCGACATCGACCTCGCGGCCCGCAGCATCCATCGCGACGGCAAGGCGGTGGCGCTGACGGCGCGCGAATGGGCGCTGTTTGAAGCTTTTGTGCAGCGTCCGGGCCAGCTCCTCTCCAAGGCGCAGTTGGAGGAGCGGCTTTATTCCTTCGACGATACGGTCGACAGCAACGCCATCGAGGTGCATGTCAGCCGTCTTCGCAAGAAGCTCGGCCGCGACATCATCGAGACCGAACGCGGCCTCGGCTACCGTCTCGGCCATCCATGA
- a CDS encoding sensor histidine kinase, with translation MNAPRSLQLRLALALGLAVTVLWLAAASFTAEKLRHEMDGLFDAALEDAAQRILPLAVHSTREHRRDEEFREDKRPERRGGPARAERIARLHKDDRFFTWVVRDRKGETVLRSANAEKEAFPPFTGEGFRQTATHRLYYDAAGRDGLTIAVAEPLSHRTSMAREMLLSLGLPLLIVIPLSLAAIFFAVRTSLRPVRRLRADLSQRGARNLAALSDQGLPSELEPIVQGMNQLLDRLRAAFEAERSFAANAAHELRTPVAGAIAQAQRLRAETKDASAAERAKEIETTLKRLNLLSEKLMQLARAEGARLRTDTPADMRPILKLIVDDFARIGAAPRLHLEMPDEPVLSDLERDAFGILCRNLIENALKHGRTGEAVDITLSPTGVLTVANACPPVADEDLARLTTRFARATDKKDGSGLGLAIVRTIAERGGGELAFASPIPGRDEGFEVRFTLPRSDAGSE, from the coding sequence ATGAACGCGCCGCGCTCATTGCAGCTTCGCCTTGCGCTTGCTCTGGGTCTCGCCGTCACGGTCCTGTGGCTCGCGGCGGCAAGCTTCACGGCCGAAAAGCTGCGTCACGAAATGGACGGGCTCTTCGACGCGGCTCTCGAGGATGCGGCCCAACGCATCCTGCCGCTTGCCGTGCACAGCACCCGAGAGCACCGGCGCGACGAGGAATTCCGCGAGGACAAGCGTCCTGAGCGGCGTGGCGGGCCGGCAAGAGCGGAACGCATCGCACGGCTGCACAAGGACGACCGCTTCTTCACCTGGGTGGTGCGCGACCGCAAGGGCGAGACGGTGCTGCGCTCGGCCAATGCCGAGAAGGAGGCCTTTCCGCCCTTCACCGGCGAGGGCTTCCGGCAGACCGCGACGCACCGCCTTTATTACGACGCGGCCGGTCGCGACGGACTGACGATCGCGGTTGCCGAGCCCCTGTCTCACCGCACCTCCATGGCGCGCGAGATGCTTCTTTCTCTCGGGCTGCCATTGCTCATCGTCATCCCGCTCAGCCTGGCTGCGATCTTCTTTGCCGTGCGCACCAGCCTGCGGCCGGTGCGGCGGCTGCGCGCCGATCTCTCGCAACGCGGCGCCCGCAATCTCGCGGCACTTTCCGATCAGGGCCTGCCGAGCGAGCTTGAGCCGATCGTGCAGGGCATGAACCAGCTTCTCGACCGGCTGCGTGCCGCCTTCGAGGCGGAACGGAGTTTTGCTGCCAATGCGGCGCATGAATTGCGCACGCCCGTCGCCGGCGCGATCGCGCAGGCCCAAAGACTGCGCGCCGAAACCAAGGACGCCAGTGCAGCCGAGCGCGCGAAGGAGATCGAGACGACGCTGAAGCGGCTCAATCTCCTGTCGGAAAAACTCATGCAGCTCGCACGCGCCGAGGGCGCCAGGTTGCGCACCGACACCCCCGCCGACATGCGGCCGATCCTGAAACTGATCGTGGACGATTTCGCCCGCATCGGTGCCGCACCCCGCCTTCACCTTGAGATGCCGGACGAGCCGGTCCTGTCCGATCTGGAACGCGACGCCTTCGGCATTCTCTGCCGCAACCTCATCGAAAACGCTCTGAAGCACGGACGCACGGGCGAAGCCGTCGATATCACGCTGTCGCCGACCGGCGTTCTGACGGTCGCCAATGCCTGCCCGCCCGTTGCCGACGAGGATCTTGCACGCCTCACGACCCGCTTTGCGCGTGCAACCGACAAAAAAGATGGCAGCGGGCTCGGCCTTGCCATCGTGCGAACCATCGCCGAGCGCGGCGGGGGCGAACTCGCCTTCGCCTCGCCGATCCCCGGCCGAGACGAAGGTTTCGAGGTGCGTTTCACCCTGCCCCGCTCCGACGCCGGATCGGAGTGA
- a CDS encoding mandelate racemase/muconate lactonizing enzyme family protein has product MFLKSAEIFALKSGGINPVLLRLTTDSGEVGLGEAAVAYGVGAKASAAMLQELAERFLRGGVDPYRAESVAASIKDFSFWAKGGGPILHAGLSAIEQALIDIKARSLGIPVYELLGGRMRDTLRTYANGWYFGCSSDRELPDAAEKTVADGYSSLKFYPFAEILDGGRLRHPSLRGSDDPDLVKRGVALVAAVREAVGPDVELLLDLSAGLTPFDAIRFCHEIEKYDVAFVEEPTEPDDLNALKLISERVQQPIAVGERLYGRQGFRDLLESRSVAILQPDLGNTGGIWEARKIAAMAEAYGLKVQPHICASSLSTAIGAHFSASIPNFYVQEHFPYWGQVPGYVEVLKDPLEPRVVNGRLPIDAQPGFGVELNDEKIADFLYCRIDLT; this is encoded by the coding sequence ATGTTTTTGAAGTCTGCTGAAATCTTCGCGCTCAAAAGCGGCGGCATCAATCCGGTCCTCCTGCGCCTGACGACCGACAGCGGGGAGGTCGGCCTCGGAGAAGCCGCCGTCGCCTATGGCGTCGGCGCCAAAGCGTCCGCTGCGATGCTGCAGGAGCTCGCCGAGCGCTTTCTGCGCGGCGGTGTCGATCCCTATCGCGCCGAAAGCGTCGCCGCGAGCATCAAGGATTTCAGCTTCTGGGCGAAGGGCGGCGGGCCGATCCTGCATGCGGGATTGAGCGCCATCGAACAGGCGCTCATCGACATCAAGGCACGCAGCCTCGGCATTCCCGTTTACGAGCTCTTGGGCGGGCGCATGCGCGACACGCTGAGGACCTACGCCAACGGCTGGTATTTCGGCTGCAGTTCGGATCGGGAGCTGCCGGACGCTGCCGAAAAGACCGTCGCGGACGGCTATTCCAGCCTGAAATTCTATCCCTTCGCAGAAATCCTCGACGGCGGACGCCTCCGCCATCCCTCCCTGCGCGGCAGCGACGATCCCGACCTCGTCAAGCGCGGGGTCGCCCTCGTCGCCGCGGTGCGCGAAGCGGTCGGACCGGACGTCGAATTGCTGCTCGACCTTTCCGCCGGCCTCACGCCCTTCGATGCGATCCGCTTCTGCCACGAGATCGAAAAATACGATGTCGCCTTCGTCGAAGAGCCGACCGAGCCCGACGATTTGAACGCGCTCAAGCTCATCTCGGAGCGCGTGCAGCAACCCATTGCCGTCGGCGAGCGGCTCTATGGCCGCCAGGGTTTTCGCGATCTTCTTGAAAGCCGCAGCGTCGCTATCCTGCAGCCCGATCTCGGCAATACCGGCGGCATCTGGGAGGCCCGCAAGATCGCCGCGATGGCCGAGGCCTACGGCCTCAAGGTTCAGCCGCATATCTGCGCCAGCTCACTGTCGACAGCGATCGGTGCGCATTTCAGCGCCTCGATCCCGAATTTCTACGTTCAGGAGCATTTCCCTTATTGGGGGCAGGTGCCGGGCTATGTGGAGGTGTTGAAAGACCCCCTCGAGCCGCGGGTCGTGAACGGCCGCCTTCCCATCGACGCGCAACCGGGCTTTGGCGTCGAGCTCAATGATGAGAAGATTGCCGACTTCTTGTACTGTCGGATCGACCTCACCTGA